Within Flavobacterium pisciphilum, the genomic segment AAACAAAATAGCAATAGCCGTTGTGGCAATTAAAATAATTCCCTCTAAACAATTAAGTAGTAAGAGGATATTAACGAGTTGGAATCTTTGTTTTTTTATCTAAATAAATCCTCTAAAATCATCAATTTTAATATTTGTAAGATAAATATCCTTATTATTAATTTAATATTGTAATACTTAAGCTACAAAATAATTGTTAATCTTTATAAATTTTAAAGTTTTTAAAACTGATCTGACTCTACCTCATAAAACGAAACGCATTTTTAAACTTAAAAACTATATTAAAATAATTATTAGATTATAAACAATCTGTTTAAAGAAATTAATCATATTATCTGAAAATTAGACTATTATACTTTAATAAGTTCCTTTTTTATTCTCTCTTAAATACTAAATTTAAGAGAGAATAAAAATGCTATAAGTAGCCTAAAAACACTTCAAAAATAGGCACCTAGTCAACACTTCAAATACTACACAACAAACTGATTATCTGAATAATGACTAAAATCTAAAAGCAATCCTAAATAAGGTACATTCACAAAGAAGAGGGCTTTTTCACTCAAAAAATATAGAAAATAGAAGTATTTTTGTAAAAATCAAATAAATTACAAAAAAATGAAAAATTTTTTAGCCCTACTTACAGTAATTTTAACTTTGCAATTCACAAATGTTACAGCACAAAAAACATTTACTGTAGATGGTGTTGTCTTACCAAGAACAATTCAATTTCAAAATAAAACTTTATCATTAAATGGTGCTGGTGGGAAATCTAAAATGTGGTTAGGATCGTGTGTTCAATCATTATACTTATCTCAGTTAACTCAAGACGCAGAATTTATTATCGATAGTGATACAGAAATGGCTATACGTATTAATATAACTGCTCCAATAGCCCCTTCGAGTAAATTAACAAAACTTATATATAGTCGTTTCGAAAATTCGGCTGGGAATGACATCGAAGCTTTGAGATCAAGAATAGATGAATTTAAGAATTTACTAAGCGGAGAAATGAAGCCTAAAGATGTTTTCAAAATTATTTATTCTCCTATTGATCCAACTATATGGGTTTATAAAAATAATGTTCTAAAAGGAAAAATTAAAGGAATTGATTTCAAAAAAGCACTTTTCAGAGTCTGGTTAGATGACAAACCTGCAGATCCAAAATTGAAAAATCAGTTACTAGGTAAATAATTATTTCAAAGTTCAGTAGCTTTAAAAATAACAACCATTTATTTTCACAAAAAAACTGTTACTATAATATAAAGAAACGATTTCACAGATGCTAAAAAGCAAGTGGAACAACAAAACTGATATTATAACCAATTGAAAACATGGTCAGTAATCATAAAATTGAAGTAATTCATGCAATTTGCCTAAGCTAATCAATCACAATTTCTAAAAATTAAGATTACAGAATTTAAACAAATTTAAAAATCACAAACAACTAAATACCAACAAACTAGACCTAAAACAAAACTTTCTTAGATAAAGTCCTTACTGAAAAAGTGAATTAGAACACCCAAAAAATAAGGAAATTAGAAGTATTTTAGCCAAAATTATAAAATACAATAAAATGAAAAATTTTTTACTTTCACTTACAGTAATTATGACTTTGCAATTTTCAACCGTTTCTGCTCAGAAGGTTTTTGACATTGAAGGGGTAATGGTTCCGAGAACAATAGAGTTTCAAAACAAAACTCTATCGTTAAATGGTGCAGGTGGCAGATCTGCAATGTGGACTGATGTATATGTACAAGCATTATATTTGTCTCAATTAAGTCAGGATGCAAAATTTATTATTGATAGCGATACTGAAATGGCAATCCGAATTGAAATTACCTCTTCTATGGTATCTTCAAAAAAATTAACAAAAGCGATGGATGACAGTTTCCGAAAAACTGCAGGAGACAATCTTGAAGCTTTACAAACCCGCATCGAAGAATTCAAAAGCTACCTAAGTGATGATATCACCAAAAGAGATGTCTTTAAACTTATTTATTCACCTAACGACTCATCTGTTTGGGTTTATAAAAACAATAAACTAAAGGGAAAAGTTCAAGGATTTGATTTCAAAAAAGCACTATTCGGAATTTGGTTAGCAGATAAACCAGCTGATGAAAAATTAAAAAATCAATTATTAGGCAAATAACTATTCTCACCTAATTTGGTTAAAAAAACAGCATTAAGTGAACTATTTGAAATATTTACCATAATACACATTTCGCATTAACCTATTTTTTATATTTGTCTAAATTAAACTAATCGCAGTAAAATGAAAGATTTATTAAAGAAATTTGAAAATAAAGAACCTGAGATCGTATTCAACTGGAAAGATTCTGAAACTGAAGCCGAAGGATGGACAGTAATTAATTCCCTTCGAGGTGGAGCTGCAGGCGGTGGAACCCGAATGCGAAAGGGCTTAGATGTAAACGAAGTTTTATCATTGGCAAAAACAATGGAAGTAAAATTTTCAGTTTCTGGACCTGCGATTGGTGGTGCTAAATCTGGTATTAATTTTGATCCAAACGATCCAAGAAAAAAAGGAGTTTTACAACGTTGGTACAAAGCAGTTTCTCCATTACTAAAAAGT encodes:
- a CDS encoding chalcone isomerase family protein; this encodes MKNFLALLTVILTLQFTNVTAQKTFTVDGVVLPRTIQFQNKTLSLNGAGGKSKMWLGSCVQSLYLSQLTQDAEFIIDSDTEMAIRINITAPIAPSSKLTKLIYSRFENSAGNDIEALRSRIDEFKNLLSGEMKPKDVFKIIYSPIDPTIWVYKNNVLKGKIKGIDFKKALFRVWLDDKPADPKLKNQLLGK
- a CDS encoding chalcone isomerase family protein yields the protein MKNFLLSLTVIMTLQFSTVSAQKVFDIEGVMVPRTIEFQNKTLSLNGAGGRSAMWTDVYVQALYLSQLSQDAKFIIDSDTEMAIRIEITSSMVSSKKLTKAMDDSFRKTAGDNLEALQTRIEEFKSYLSDDITKRDVFKLIYSPNDSSVWVYKNNKLKGKVQGFDFKKALFGIWLADKPADEKLKNQLLGK